TTCGGGCTTATTTCGACACAGGAAGCATAAATCTAAAAACGTCCCTGAAGTGCAGGGAGGGCTAACCTTCTTCAATAAAGGGCGGAAATTAAAAAACCATTCGGAAGGCGGATACCTTTACAGATAAAACTAAAATTTCCTCCACCGAAAAACGCAAATCTACCTTAACCAATTATCAGAACAAAAACCCAGCAATCCAAAATTGCCCGGAGATAAACCTTTGTCAATAGAAAAAAGTATTATTTTCTGAAAAATCTCCCGATAAATATATTGAAATAAAAAAACCTGATAAAAATCTCTAAAAAACGAACGGAATTTAAAAAAACGGAATTTAAAAAAACGGAATCTAAAAAAAGGGATCTAAAAACAGATTCTAAAAAAGGATTCTAAAAAAGGATTCTAAAAACGAGAATATTCAGGAACATTTCAGATAAACAAGTCTTCCCAAAAACGTCTTCAATACTGTCTTCAAAAAATATATTTCAAAGCGACACCCAACAAATGAAGCCAGAATAATTTGAAGAAAATAAATGCGAGACACCAACAGCTCCTTCCTTGGAGTAATAAATAATATCTAAAAAACGGTAAGCTTAAAAGTATAAATCCCACCCAAAAAACGTTCAATAATCGGGAAAGGGAAAACGGAGGGAACTGGAAACTGCATCCAGTTCTTTCCAAAAAAATGTAACCACTTTGAATTATTTTCTTCTACTCTATTCTGTTTTATCTAAAAATAAAAATTGACTCTGGAAGAAAAAAATGGTTCCAAAAAACTCCAGCAGCAGGCAGAAAAAAAATATTTTGCTTATTATAGCCTGTTGGGATCGCATCTCTGCTGAATCCCGGTTTTCGTCACCCCCTACACACTTTGCAGTCATGCGAGTGTTGGGACCATACCTCTGCTTAATCCGGCGGATGCATCCTTCTTGGTAGCTTCTGTATCCAGCTGGGGTATCTGCGTGAACACACCCCTCACGAGATCTTCTCTCACCCTCTCAAGTAGCTCACTGCGGAACAGTTTATTCTGGCTCTTATTTATGTTCTGGCAAAAATAATAGGTGAAAGTTCCGTGCCATTCCTCGCCTATTTTGGCATCTGCACTGGTCTGGTCAGACCGACATGCAGACCACAGTGTATGATCCACACCGATCCCCTTCGCTTTTAGTGATTCGGCCATCCCTCTGGGCATGTAATCTTTTATCTGCTTGAAGGCCTTCAGAGAAGGCGGCGGCATGAATCTGGGCTTTTGATCCCATAAATCGATAACTTTCAGGCCGTCACCGCTGTGGCAAGTATCGAAGACGCACTCCAGATCCACTGACGAGGGTAGCTGAAGAAAAAGATCATTTAGCTCATCATCGGTTATAATGTGAGCAGGATCCCATCCATCCCCCTTCTGAGCAAGGTCGGTGGGGCAGAAGGCCTCATCTGCGTAATCTCGCTCATCTTCGTTCAGATCTGGAACCTGGGTACCATGGCTGGAGATGCTAAAAAACAGATAGTTATACATGCCTTTATTTGCACCATCTACCATCTGTCAGGTTTGCCATGATATTGGCCTTGATGGCCTGATAATCTATGAGACTGAGGATATCTCCATCTGTGGAACCCAGATATCTTTTCAGGACAGAAATCGACAAAAAATATTGCATAACAAATTTAAAAAGAATGTTCCCTTGATAAACTCACTCATTGTATTGAGGATTATATTTATAATTATAATAGTGTTTTAATTATAATAGCATTTTTTATAAAATGGTTGTATGAATCGTTCAGAAACGACTATTAGTTAACCTTAGGATCTTAATTTAAAGCGACAAAATTTGGATAATTCAGGTAAAAAAATACAGCGAACCGCAGAAAGTTCAGAGGGAAGGACTTGAAACTCAACATCGAAACTTCAAGGCGCATAGAGCTGATAGACATTACCTCAGAGGTACAGGAAGAGGTCAGGATAAACGGAATACAGGAAGGCATATGCCTCATCAGTACCAGGCATACGACTGCAGGTATTATAATTAATGAAAATGAAAGTGGGCTCAGAGAAGACATCCTGGATCTACTGAACCGGCTTGTTCCTCAGGGAGCCGGGTACAGGCACGACCGCATAGACAATAATGCTGATGCCCATCTCAAATCTGTGCTGCTCGGAGCAAGCGAAGCCCTGCCAATTGTAAAGGGAAAACTGGAACTCGGAACCTGGCAAAGCATCTTTTTTGCCGAGATGGACGGCCCAAGGCACAGGACAGTAGATTTGACGATTTTAAAAATAGAGTAAGGGTAGAGAACCTGAAAGAGTTAAAATAAAGGAGCAAAACAAAAAATAGTGCATTACAGCCAGAATGAAGAAATCAACAGAGAATAATAAAGTAAAATAAAGTAAGAAAAGTAAAAGAAGAAATCCTTAGAGGCTGTCTGAGGAGACTACCTGAGAGGAACCTCCGGCCTTACTGAAATCGTCAAGACGGGTTTGTTTTTTCCTGCATTTCTCACCAGGGATTTCTACAGGATACTCACCTGTAAGGCAGCCAACGCACATGTCGTTCTTATCGCACTCAAGAGCTCTCATGAGCCCTTCAATGCTGAGATAACCGAGAGAGTCAGCGTTTATAAGCCCTTCGACCTCTTTTATAGTCTTGTATGAGGCTATAAGTTCCTGCCTGGTTGCCATATCGATCCCGAGATAACAGGGGGCAATAATTGCCGGACTTCCGACCCTTGCATGGACTTCTGAAGCTCCTGCCTTCCTGACCATATCTATGATACGCCTGGATGTAGTGCCGCGGACAATACTGTCGTCGACCAGGACTACACGTTTGCCTTTGACATTATCCTGAATTGCGTTCATCTTGAGCCGAACTGCAGTTTCGCGCAGGTCCTGTCCCGGAAGAATAAATGTGCGCCCTATGTAGCGGTTCTTCATAAGACCTTCCAGGTACATGATTTTGGATTCCCTTGCATAACCGATTGCGGATGTGATTCCCGAGTCAGGGACTGGAGAAACGATATCTGCTTCAACATGATGCTCGCGGGCAAGCTCTCTTCCGATTCTTTCCCTTACCTTGTAGACGAGTTTGCCATCTATGACAGAATCGGGTCTTGCAAAGTAAATGAACTCGAAAACGCAATGTGCCGGATGGGCCTCATTTGTGAGCTGGTAGCTCTCAAAGCTTGAACCCGTGAAGACCATAACCTCGCCGGGCTTGACGTCTCTAATGAGGGTGCCGTTAAGGGTATCGATGGCCACACTTTCCGAAAATACTCCGTATCCACCGTCAACTTCTCCAAAACAGAGAGGCTTGAAACCGAAGGGGTCCCTGACAGCGTACACAACGCCGTTAATGAAGATGACAAGGGAATAAGAGCCAACAAGCTTGCGCATTACGATCCTGATTGACTCTATCGGATTGTGTTTTATAAGTTCTTTCACAAGCAGGTGACCGATAACCTCGGTATCTGAGTCGCTTATAAAAATCCGGCCTTCGTTTTCCAGCTCGTCCTTAAGTTTTCCGGCATTTATCAGATTCCCGTTATGGGCAATGGCAACTGTTCCACCCTTGAAGTTCAGGATAAAAGGCTGACAGTTTTCAATCTTTGACCCGCCAGTCGTGGAGTAGCGGACATGTCCGACTCCTGAGTTTCCGATCAGACGCCCAAGGGAATCCTTGTTGTATACATCAGGCACAAGTCCCATACCCTTGATGGAGAGCGGAGACGTGCCATCATGCACCATTATACCCGTAGATTCCTGTCCTCTATGCTGGAGAGCATACAGAGCGTAGTAAAGCTTGAATGCGACAGTATTTGACTGAGGTCTGTCGCCAGGGAGGATTATGCCTGCAACCCCGCATTCTTCTTTCAATCTTGACCTCCGGTGCAGGTAAAAAATAGAGAAAATTGAAAAGGCAGGCTTAGTACTTGCACTTTGCCTGCCACTTGTAAGTTCTCATGCGGGATGTCTTTCCAAAGCCGCATGAAGTACACTGTTTTGTATGCACGTTTAATGAAACACTACCGCAACGCCTGCATTTGACGTGGGTGCGCTTCTGTCTCTTTCCCATTGATGAAGTACCTTTACTCATTCATAAATCTCCTGATAAAAATCAACTTATTAGTGTGTAATATTCAATAATTTGAAGCGATTTTGTCTTTCTGAATTTATTCTCAGTCATACAGATTCTGTTGCTCACCGAGGTTTAACGTTAATAGATGAAGTAACGTTAATAGATGAAGTGCTTGATATAGATTACGGAGATACGTATACCACGTTGTCACCGCGAATAACAACACTGCTGAATTTACTTACAACTTCTCCTTCTCTTAATTCTTCAGCATTGTCAAGCACGAGATTCATGTGAATATCGTATCCTTTCAGTTCGCCCCTAAATTCACGTGCGCCTTTCAATCTAACGATTACAGGTGTGTCCAGTGCGTTGTTCAAAATATCCAGAGGTCGGTTTGCCATCCTTACAATCCCCTTAAAACATTATAAATCAATTCATTATCTATATCAATATAAATAGTTAATCCAGACTTAAATTGATCGCCGCGCTTAAGTATTTGATTATTTGCATCAAAGTCGCAAATACAATATATAAATGTATCGAAGCAATATGCTCTTTTCAGCTTCCAATATATATATGGCCACAAAATATAAGAAAAATACTCTTTTCAGGGGAAAGATACAATATTACTAAAACACATTCATCCAACACTCTTTTGAATGTTTCTAAAAGTTTTCAAAAAATAAAACCTGCAAAAAAAGAGGAATATAATGATAGGAAACCCCTTAACAGAAACCCCTATTGTGATGACTATTGCAGGCTCGGATTCAGGAGGAGGGGCCGGAATTGCCGCTGACCTGAAGACCTTTGCCGCATTTGGAGTTCACGGTACCTGCGCCATAACTTCCGTAACTGCTCAGAATACGACAGGAGTCCTTAAAACATTTGATCTTGCCCCTGAAGCTGTTGCAAGCCAGATTGAAGCGGTCTGTACGGATATGAATATTAAATGGACAAAGACCGGAATGCTTGCCTCTTCGGAAATTGTAAAGGAGGTTGCAAAGCAGGTAAAAAAGCACAGACTTTCCCTGGTGCTTGACCCTGTCATGGCTGCTGAAGCCGGAGGAGACTTGCTGCGAAAAGAAGCGTTTCTGGTCCTTATCGAAGAACTGCTGCCCCTCTGTAAGGTTACGACCCCAAATGCCTCTGAGGCAGGTGCACTTGCAGGAATTCACGTCAAAACCCCTGAAGATGCAAAACTTGCGGCAAGAAAAATTGCAGACCTTGGAGTTGAAGCCGTTATTGTTACAGGAGGGCACATTGATGCTACTGATCTGCTCTATGAATCCGCGTCTGATAACTTTACCCGCGTCCCCGGAACCTTTGTTAGGGGCGGGACTCACGGCTCGGGCTGCACCTACTCCGCAGCAATGACTGCCTGCCTTGCCTGCGAGGACAGCCTGGAAACCGCTGTCAGGAAGGCAAAGAACTTCGTGGTTCAGGCAATCCAGAGAAGCCTGCCTGTGGGCAGGGGAGTGGATCCTGTAAACCCCCTCGGAAAGACCCTTGAGGAAAAAGAGCGCTACCTTGCCCTGAAGGATATAAAAGAAGCGATTTTGATTCTTACAGACAGCCCTGAGTTTGCAAAGCTCATTCCTGAGGTTGGCTGTAACATAGGGATGGCAATTCCGGGAGCCAGAGATTATGAGGATATTGCGGCTGTGGAAAGCAGGATCGTGAGATACAGGGGAAGGGCAAACCCTGTTGGATGTGTTGACTTTGGAGCCAGCAGGCACGTGGCAGGGATAATACTTGCAGCTCTTCGTGAGAATCCTGACATCAGGGCTGCTGTGAATGTAAAATATTCAGAAGAAGTCCTTGCAGCCTGTGGGGAGATGGGGCTTAACATTTCCTCATTTGACAGGGAAAAAGAGCCTGAAGATATCAGCACCATGGACTGGGGCACTTCTG
The Methanosarcina sp. WWM596 DNA segment above includes these coding regions:
- a CDS encoding caspase family protein, whose protein sequence is MVDGANKGMYNYLFFSISSHGTQVPDLNEDERDYADEAFCPTDLAQKGDGWDPAHIITDDELNDLFLQLPSSVDLECVFDTCHSGDGLKVIDLWDQKPRFMPPPSLKAFKQIKDYMPRGMAESLKAKGIGVDHTLWSACRSDQTSADAKIGEEWHGTFTYYFCQNINKSQNKLFRSELLERVREDLVRGVFTQIPQLDTEATKKDASAGLSRGMVPTLA
- a CDS encoding secondary thiamine-phosphate synthase enzyme YjbQ, which produces MKLNIETSRRIELIDITSEVQEEVRINGIQEGICLISTRHTTAGIIINENESGLREDILDLLNRLVPQGAGYRHDRIDNNADAHLKSVLLGASEALPIVKGKLELGTWQSIFFAEMDGPRHRTVDLTILKIE
- the purF gene encoding amidophosphoribosyltransferase, encoding MKEECGVAGIILPGDRPQSNTVAFKLYYALYALQHRGQESTGIMVHDGTSPLSIKGMGLVPDVYNKDSLGRLIGNSGVGHVRYSTTGGSKIENCQPFILNFKGGTVAIAHNGNLINAGKLKDELENEGRIFISDSDTEVIGHLLVKELIKHNPIESIRIVMRKLVGSYSLVIFINGVVYAVRDPFGFKPLCFGEVDGGYGVFSESVAIDTLNGTLIRDVKPGEVMVFTGSSFESYQLTNEAHPAHCVFEFIYFARPDSVIDGKLVYKVRERIGRELAREHHVEADIVSPVPDSGITSAIGYARESKIMYLEGLMKNRYIGRTFILPGQDLRETAVRLKMNAIQDNVKGKRVVLVDDSIVRGTTSRRIIDMVRKAGASEVHARVGSPAIIAPCYLGIDMATRQELIASYKTIKEVEGLINADSLGYLSIEGLMRALECDKNDMCVGCLTGEYPVEIPGEKCRKKQTRLDDFSKAGGSSQVVSSDSL
- a CDS encoding 50S ribosomal protein L37e, translating into MSKGTSSMGKRQKRTHVKCRRCGSVSLNVHTKQCTSCGFGKTSRMRTYKWQAKCKY
- a CDS encoding LSm family protein, which encodes MANRPLDILNNALDTPVIVRLKGAREFRGELKGYDIHMNLVLDNAEELREGEVVSKFSSVVIRGDNVVYVSP
- the thiD gene encoding bifunctional hydroxymethylpyrimidine kinase/phosphomethylpyrimidine kinase, with translation MIGNPLTETPIVMTIAGSDSGGGAGIAADLKTFAAFGVHGTCAITSVTAQNTTGVLKTFDLAPEAVASQIEAVCTDMNIKWTKTGMLASSEIVKEVAKQVKKHRLSLVLDPVMAAEAGGDLLRKEAFLVLIEELLPLCKVTTPNASEAGALAGIHVKTPEDAKLAARKIADLGVEAVIVTGGHIDATDLLYESASDNFTRVPGTFVRGGTHGSGCTYSAAMTACLACEDSLETAVRKAKNFVVQAIQRSLPVGRGVDPVNPLGKTLEEKERYLALKDIKEAILILTDSPEFAKLIPEVGCNIGMAIPGARDYEDIAAVESRIVRYRGRANPVGCVDFGASRHVAGIILAALRENPDIRAAVNVKYSEEVLAACGEMGLNISSFDREKEPEDISTMDWGTSEAIKEYRGVPEVIYDEGGVGKEPMVRLLGPDALELAKLAVELARRVE